From Medicago truncatula cultivar Jemalong A17 chromosome 7, MtrunA17r5.0-ANR, whole genome shotgun sequence, a single genomic window includes:
- the LOC11423185 gene encoding phosphoenolpyruvate carboxylase kinase 2, which produces MEEKIKFEQTLEKKQFEVQKEIGKGSYGTIFQCYHTIKNQTYAVKVINKHPLANPTDIKCFVKESKIMKHLSPHPNILKIFDSFEDTDFSFIVLELCQPNYDLLERILKGPVSEQQAATYMKNLLEAIVHCHKHGIAHKDIKPDNILFDFNGNIKLADFGSAEWLFEGGKKRNECVGTFHYMAPEVILGKEHDSTKVDVWSCGVTLYVMLCAIEPFHGETPCDTFKAILKTNLRFPMTTFISMSTPATDLIKKMICRDPSKRISAEEALMHPWILKGGVIGDNIQPLKRGARKFL; this is translated from the exons atggaagaaaaaataaagtttgaacAAACCCTTGAGAAGAAACAGTTCGAAGTACAGAAAGAAATAGGCAAGGGATCCTACGGCACAATTTTCCAATGCTATCACACcattaaaaaccaaacctacgcCGTCAAAGTAATTAACAAACATCCACTAGCCAATCCAACAGACATTAAATGTTTCGTCAAAGAATCCAAAATCATGAAACACCTCTCTCCACACCCGAACAttcttaaaatatttgattCCTTCGAAGACACCGATTTCTCCTTCATCGTTCTTGAACTCTGTCAGCCCAATTATGACCTCTTGGAACGCATCCTCAAAGGTCCTGTATCGGAACAACAAGCTGCTACGTACATGAAGAACCTTCTAGAAGCAATAGTGCACTGCCATAAGCATGGAATAGCACACAAAGACATAAAACCagataatattttgtttgattttaatggAAACATTAAACTTGCTGATTTTGGTAGTGCAGAGTGGTTATTTGAGGGTGGAAAGAAAAGGAACGAATGTGTTGGAACATTTCATTATATGGCACCTGAAGTAATTTTGGGAAAAGAACATGATAGTACCAAAGTTGATGTTTGGAGTTGTGGTGTTACTCTTTATGTAATGTTGTGTGCAATAGAGCCCTTTCATGGAGAAACTCCTTGTGATACTTTTAAGGCTATCTTGAAGACAAATTTGAGGTTTCCAATGACAACATTTATATCTATGTCGACACCTGCTACTGATCTTATCAAGAAGATGATTTGTAGGGATCCCTCTAAAAGAATATCAGCTGAGGAAGCTTTGA TGCATCCGTGGATCTTGAAAGGTGGAGTGATTGGTGACAATATTCAGCCACTAAAGCGCGGTGCAAGAAAATTTCTTTAG